Sequence from the Chlamydiales bacterium STE3 genome:
GCATAAACTTCTTGAGCAGGGGCGGCGTATTATTCCCTTGCTTACCCCTGAAGATATCCTGCAGCCAAACGATTATCCTGAGTTAGAGTTTAATCCTCAGTTTCGTTATGAGGAGGGAGTTTTGTCGGGTTTGCTCACCGTCCAGGCTGCTTACAATGCAACAAAAAGAGAGGCTGAGGACTAGTTTTCTGTTAGCGTGATGAGTTGTTTTTTTTGATTTTCGATAATTTGGAATAAAGCAGCGCGCTTGTCTTTTTCGTTTGACGAATTCTTTTCAATCTCCTCATACTTTAACAAAGTCTGCCTTGTCAATATATCAACCTCTTCTTTTGAGAAGAGGTATTTTTGCTTTTCTATGGGGGAAAGGGAGGAAGAGAGGTAACGTCTTTTAAGTTTTCTTTTGGTTTTTCTAGCGTTCTCATGGATAGCTTCAATGCCAGCCCTTAAAGAGCATCCCATCCAGAGCGCTACTAAAGAGAGGCTGCCTGAAATTAAGCAGAGTAATAGCTTAAATGATGAGGAGTAGCCAAAGATTAATTTAAAATGCCAATTTGGTGAATGGAAAAAGAGAATTTCTGTCAGGCAGAGGAAGATAATGCCAAAAAATAAAAAAGTATTTCTATAGAAAAAAACGCGCCTAGAAACGTCTTTATAAAAAGAGGACTCGAATTCTGACCTAGCAAAAGGGGCTAAGTGCAAAGATAAGGAAATTAAGTCTTTGTTTTTTTGATCAAAACTATTGCTCATAACCTTCTTTCAAAATTTTAAAATCAATTCTAATATTATTTGGATTTATTTTCAATAAGCTACTTAATTGTTTTCGAAATAATATTTTATTGTTTTGGCCGATTTATGTTTTGCATACAGTTATTTCAGGTGACAACTGTATAAAATTAGCATTGATTTTATCTTTTAAAATCAGTAGAATCTGTCAAAACTGGAGATGTAAACTATGAAAAAAAACACCCATCCTCAATACCGAGAAGTTATTTTTGAAGATTCCGCAACGGGGACTCGTTTTCCATGTGGCTCTGCCATTCAAACAAAAGAAACAACGACTTATGAAGGGAAAGAATACCCTCTTTATCGCGTATCTGTTTCCTCTGCTTCTCACCCATTTTTTACCGGGAGCACCAAGCTTGTTGACTCTGAAGGGAGAGTGGAACGCTTTAAGCAGCGCTATCCAAAAAAGCAATCTGACGCTGCAAAATAATTCTAAAGTCAATTTAATTACTTACCCAATTTATGTTAAATAGCAAAAAAGTCGAGAAAATGCTTGGGCGCCTTAGCGAGGTTGAAGCATTGCTTGGAGATCCGGCATTGCTCAATGATCAAAAAAGATATCGAGCTATGACCCAAGAACATTCTCAGCTTTCAGAAGTAAAAATAGTTGTGGAGCGCTTGGAGAAAGCGCAGAAGGAACTTTCGGATAATACACTACTTTTGGGACAAGAGGGCGATAATGACTTTGCGGTTTTTTTGCAAGAAGACATAGGAAAATTGCAACAAGAGATTGTCAATTTAGAAAATAAGCTGAATCAGCTACTTGTCCCTTCTGATCCTAATGATAGCAGTAATACTATTTTAGAGCTGCGGGCAGGGACAGGAGGGGACGAAGCTGCTTTGTTTGTCGGTGACTGTGTGAGAATGTATAAGATGTATGCTGATCGCATGGGTTGGAAATATGAACATTTGTCAAGTACTGCATCTGAAATGGGCGGGTTTAAAGAGTATGTCATGGTTCTTTCTGGCGCAAACGTTTACCGGTATTTAAGGTATGAGGGAGGGACACATCGCGTGCAGCGTGTTCCTGACACTGAGGCTCAAGGGCGCGTTCACACTTCTGCCATTACTATTGCTGTTCTTTTAGAGCCAGATGCTGATGAAATTGAACTAAATATCGACGAAAGGGATTTGCGTGTCGACACCTATCGATCTTCCGGGGCGGGGGGGCAGCACGTCAATACAACAGATAGTGCTGTGCGCTTGACGCACATGCCAACAGGAATTGTTGTGTACTGCCAGGAAGAGCGCAGTCAGCATAAAAACAAAGAAAAGGCTCTGCGCCTTCTTAAAGCGAAGATAGCAGAGGTTGAGCGGGAGAAGAAAGAAAAAGAAATTTCCGATTCTCGTTCGTCTCAAGTCGGTTCCGGAGATCGATCAGAAAGAATTCGAACCTACAATTTCCCTCAAAATCGTATTACTGATCATCGGATTAACTTGACTAAGTATAACTTAGACTATGTTATGGAAGGTGATCTTGAGGAGATAGGCACATCTTTAATAGCCTACTTTTACGAAAAAATGATGGCCGAGTAGGTGAAAACGCTATCAGAGCTCATTCATCTTTCCGCTAGTTATTTAAAGTTAAAAGGAATCGATTCTGCTCGACGAGTTGCTGAAGACCTCATTGCTGATGCTTTGCACTTAAAACGTTTAGATCTTTATCTTCTCTACGATCGCCCTATACAAGAAGATGAGTTAACTGAGTTGCGTGTCCGTTTGTCTAGAAGAGCGAAAGGAGAGCCTGCCCAATACATTTCAGGATTTGTTGATTTCTATGACTGCTGCATTAAAGTGACACCATCAGTTCTGATTCCGAGGCAAGAAACAGAGATTTTAGTCGATAGGGTTGTAGGAGATCTCGAGCAGACGAGCCTGCAGGGTAAAGTATTGCTGGATTTGTGTTGTGGTTCGGGGTGCATAGGAATTGCTTTAAAAAAACGTTTTCCTCAATTGCAAGTTGTCTCTTCTGATATTTCGTCCGGTGCTTTAGCGATTGCGAAAGACAATGCTTTTGCGAATGGAGTGGACATTTGTTGGGTGCAAGGAGACTTTCTGGAGGCTTTGCCTTATCAGCAATTTGACTTTGTTGTTTGTAACCCTCCTTATGTTAGTGAAATTGCTTACGAAACGCTTGACCCATCTGTTAAATGTTATGAGCCTAAGTTGGCTTTGGTGGCTTCTGATAATGGTTTGTTTTTTTTTAAGCGTTTTGCTTTAGAGGGAA
This genomic interval carries:
- a CDS encoding hypothetical protein (Product derived from UniProtKB/Trembl:Q6MDH6), translated to MKLEALLAELIEFQQHKLLEQGRRIIPLLTPEDILQPNDYPELEFNPQFRYEEGVLSGLLTVQAAYNATKREAED
- a CDS encoding 50S ribosomal protein L31 type B (Product derived from UniProtKB/Swiss-Prot:B0BB08;Gene name derived from UniProtKB/Swiss-Prot:B0BB08), which produces MKKNTHPQYREVIFEDSATGTRFPCGSAIQTKETTTYEGKEYPLYRVSVSSASHPFFTGSTKLVDSEGRVERFKQRYPKKQSDAAK
- a CDS encoding Peptide chain release factor 1 (Product derived from UniProtKB/Swiss-Prot:Q6MDH3;Gene name derived from UniProtKB/Swiss-Prot:Q6MDH3), with product MLNSKKVEKMLGRLSEVEALLGDPALLNDQKRYRAMTQEHSQLSEVKIVVERLEKAQKELSDNTLLLGQEGDNDFAVFLQEDIGKLQQEIVNLENKLNQLLVPSDPNDSSNTILELRAGTGGDEAALFVGDCVRMYKMYADRMGWKYEHLSSTASEMGGFKEYVMVLSGANVYRYLRYEGGTHRVQRVPDTEAQGRVHTSAITIAVLLEPDADEIELNIDERDLRVDTYRSSGAGGQHVNTTDSAVRLTHMPTGIVVYCQEERSQHKNKEKALRLLKAKIAEVEREKKEKEISDSRSSQVGSGDRSERIRTYNFPQNRITDHRINLTKYNLDYVMEGDLEEIGTSLIAYFYEKMMAE
- a CDS encoding Release factor glutamine methyltransferase (Product derived from UniProtKB/Swiss-Prot:O84027;Gene name derived from UniProtKB/Swiss-Prot:O84027;EC number derived from UniProtKB/Swiss-Prot:O84027), producing the protein MKTLSELIHLSASYLKLKGIDSARRVAEDLIADALHLKRLDLYLLYDRPIQEDELTELRVRLSRRAKGEPAQYISGFVDFYDCCIKVTPSVLIPRQETEILVDRVVGDLEQTSLQGKVLLDLCCGSGCIGIALKKRFPQLQVVSSDISSGALAIAKDNAFANGVDICWVQGDFLEALPYQQFDFVVCNPPYVSEIAYETLDPSVKCYEPKLALVASDNGLFFFKRFALEGKKLLSSKAKVWFEIGFDQGNALNQIFQEPFWRNLRLEKDWAGHDRFFSLETE